A region of Lycium barbarum isolate Lr01 chromosome 3, ASM1917538v2, whole genome shotgun sequence DNA encodes the following proteins:
- the LOC132634286 gene encoding mini zinc finger protein 3-like, protein MMKKRQAVVKRITGGSSTRNIRYVECQKNHAANIGGYAVDGCREFMASGEDGTTAALTCAACGCHRNFHRREVNGGEVVSES, encoded by the coding sequence ATGATGAAAAAAAGACAAGCGGTGGTGAAAAGGATTACTGGAGGTTCATCAACTAGGAACATACGATACGTTGAATGTCAAAAGAATCATGCGGCTAATATCGGTGGCTACGCAGTTGATGGCTGCCGTGAATTCATGGCAAGCGGTGAAGACGGGACGACGGCTGCCCTAACTTGTGCTGCTTGTGGCTGTCACAGGAATTTCCACCGGAGAGAAGTGAATGGTGGTGAAGTTGTTTCTGAGAGTTAG
- the LOC132634287 gene encoding uncharacterized protein LOC132634287, with the protein MKSSRLLTRGRRRTPMVRTNKLGLGLSKPIPSFFQTEFQQHKLEYCASQPAGTSMTNEIIAQQWMEKVAPPTRYGTIYGMPNQACRQFPSFLQGVGTTSEGTVDPKEYQEMKLKVSQLTSTLSSTEARMLHMQAQIDSLLNSGPSHIPPCHGDARRSQPSRRRRSQDNVVHALFDEDSGEESDHVSNTQR; encoded by the exons ATGAAGTCTTCAAGATTACTCACACGAGGAAGGCGAAGAACGCCGATGGTACGGACCAATAAATTGGGCCTAGGGCTCAGCAAACCTAT ACCGAGTTTCTTTCAGACCGAGTTTCAACAACACAAGTTGGAATATTGTGCCAGTCAGCCAGCCGGGACGTCAATGACCAACGAGATAATTGCTCAGCAGTGGATGGAGAAGGTAGCTCCCCCGACAAGGTATGGGACAATTTATGGGATGCCTAATCAAGCATGTCGTCAATTTCCGTCGTTCCTTCAAGGCGTAGGTACTACTTCTGAAGGGACAGTGGATCCTAAGGAGTACCAAGAAATGAAGCTGAAAGTTAGTCAACTAACAAGTACACTTAGTTCCACGGAGGCAAGGATGTTGCATATGCAGGCCCAAATTGACAGCTTACTCAACTCGGGGCCCTCTCATATTCCCCCGTGTCACGGGGATGCTCGTAGGTCACAGCCCAGTAGACGACGTAGGTCACAAGACAACGTAGTTCATGCTCTTTTTGATGAGGATAGTGGGGAGGAATCGGATCATGTCTCTAACACCCAACGTTGA
- the LOC132632946 gene encoding myb-related protein 306, translating into MGRPPCCDKTGVKKGPWTPEEDIILVSYIQQHGPGNWRAVPSNTGLLRCSKSCRLRWTNYLRPGIKRGNFTEHEEKMIIHLQALLGNRWAAIASYLPQRTDNDIKNYWNTHLRKKLKKLHGEDENTIQEGSTSSSSQSNFSKGQWERRLQTDIHMAKKALCEALSLDKSNSQADPISPIPVQPVQGSSSYASSAENISKLLQNWMKNSPKSSQLSRSDSENTQSSFNNPSIRSGSGSSSSPSEGTISATTPEGFDSLFSEGNAFTPENTAIFQVESKPNLNAENGFLFNKPGLEESQVPLSLIEKWLFDDAINAPAQDEFMGMNLGESANFF; encoded by the exons ATGGGAAGACCACCTTGCTGCGATAAAACTGGGGTGAAAAAAGGACCATGGACACCAGAAGAGGATATCATCTTGGTTTCATACATTCAACAACATGGTCCTGGAAACTGGAGAGCTGTTCCCAGTAATACAG GTTTGCTTAGATGCAGCAAAAGCTGTAGGCTTAGATGGACTAATTATCTCCGACCCGGTATCAAACGTGGCAACTTCACAGAACATGAAGAAAAGATGATCATCCACCTCCAAGCTCTTCTTGGCAACAG ATGGGCAGCGATAGCGTCATATCTTCCACAAAGGACGGACAACGATATAAAAAATTACTGGAATACTCATCTAAGGAAAAAGCTGAAGAAGCTTCATGGGGAAGATGAAAATACTATTCAAGAAGGATCAACCTCATCATCATCTCAATCAAATTTCTCAAAGGGACAATGGGAAAGGAGACTTCAAACAGATATCCACATGGCCAAAAAAGCCCTTTGTGAGGCTTTATCACTAGACAAATCCAATTCGCAAGCAGATCCTATTAGTCCAATTCCAGTCCAACCCGTTCAAGGATCAAGTTCTTATGCATCTAGCGCGGAAAACATTTCTAAGTTGCTTCAGAATTGGATGAAAAATTCACCCAAATCGTCTCAATTAAGTCGATCGGATTCGGAAAATACTCAAAGCTCGTTTAATAACCCGTCAATCAGGTCAGGGTCGGGTTCGAGTTCAAGTCCTAGTGAAGGGACCATAAGTGCTACAACACCTGAGGGTTTCGACTCGTTGTTTAGTGAGGGCAATGCTTTCACACCTGAAAATACCGCGATTTTTCAAGTTGAAAGCAAGCCAAATTTGAATGCTGAAAATGGATTTTTATTTAACAAGCCAGGTTTGGAGGAGTCACAAGTCCCGTTATCTTTGATAGAGAAGTGGCTATTTGATGATGCTATTAATGCACCAGCACAAGATGAGTTTATGGGAATGAACTTGGGTGAATCTGCTAACTTTTTTTGA